One Cucumis melo cultivar AY chromosome 8, USDA_Cmelo_AY_1.0, whole genome shotgun sequence genomic window, TTTCACAAATGGGGCTGATAATGGTAAGAGGTATAGGTTTTATGGAATACCTATGGAGACATTTTTCTCCTTCTTGAGTTCTATTATAGTGTTTCAGATTATGATACCAATATCCCTTTATATTACAATGGAGATGGTGAGACTGGGCCAGTCATATTTCATGATTGAAGATAAGCACATGTACTGCAGAGCCTCTTCCTCAAGGTTCCAGTGCAGATCATTGAATATCAATGAGGATCTTGGTCAAGTTCGCTATGTATTTTCTGATAAAACAGGAACACTTACGGAAAACAAAATGGAATTTAAAAGGGCAAGTGTGCATGGGAAGAATTACGGGAACAACTTGTCTGAGGAATATCCATCAATGCTGTATTCCATCCCAGGTACGGAAAATAATTTCACTGATACCATCGTCATAATTTTGTTATCCATGTTTGGGTGAACTTATAGAGATAACCCACGTTAAGCTGCCAATGCAATTGCCGTTGGTTTGTGTCTCCCGACTTTCCTGCCTTTCTTTTAGCTTGGCGTTTGATAACGTATCAAGTATTGTTGTTGTCGCtcttattataataatttttttgcACAACTTTCTAAATGTATACATTGCAAGTGTACTAAATTTCTCTACGACTGTTCTCTATCTTTTATTGCtcggtttttaatttttttagtgaaGGAAATATCTGTTTGCATGTTTGTTATTGAGCTTACATTTTTTTCCAAGGGAAATCTTACGTTTTTCGAAGTTTGTCTCTTAATTGGTGTTTCTTCGAATATGGTATAAACATAAAAAGATTTGTATGGAAGGGCCTTTTCTTGCTTGTTGGTGGactcaattttcaattttacaaACTACTATCATAACGTTTTTCCTGTTCAGGAGTATGGTATATCTATATTCTACAGAGTTTAAAAGGTGGGGGTTTGGAACATAATTCCCAAAGTTAATAAGAATGAAGTCGAATGAGAAATACAATTAGTTCTAGCGTCTTGTGTCAGTATGATCTCCAAAAGATGACCAGCCTATGTCCTGTGATGTCCTACCTTGAGTTATCTAAACCTTCTGGTAGATGAAATTTCGAGATCATATCAtgttttgtctttctttttccttcatcTAGTGTGATCTTTTTGTAACAGCAACATTAGGCAGGAGGAGGTGGAAACTTAAATCTGAAGTTGCTGTTGATACTGAACTTATCAAATTGTTGCACAAGGACCTAAACGGAGATGAAAAGATTGCTGCACAtgaattttttcttacattggcTGCATGCAATACTGTAATTCCTATTCACATGGATGACAGATCTAATTATGCAAATGGTGAATTGCTCGAGGAGGGTTTTGAAACTATTGATTATCAGGGGGAATCCCCTGATGAGCAAGCACTAGTTGCTGCAGCCTCTGCTTATGGATATACCCTTTTCGAGCGCACATCTGGGCATATTGTTATTGATGTCAATGGTGAGGACTTAAGGTAGATAATCCTTTGCTTTCTAATTTTAATTCTTAGCTTgtctaattattttttattcataTCCTGTTATGTTGTGTTTGAATGATTTTTATGATAGTTTGTTCCATACAACATAACATCCtgtctttttctctctctctctttttttttttttttttttttttttttttttgtggattCTAGGTTAGACGTTTTGGGTTTACATGAGTTTGATAGTGTTCGAAAAAGAATGTCTGTCGTCATCAGATTCCCTGACAACACTATAAAGGTGCTGGTAAAAGGTGCCGATACTTCGATGTTGAATATTATAGGCATTGACTCTGATAGGGATGAATTTATCCAGCAGACTACTCAGAACCATTTGTGTGAATATTCAATGGAAGGTTTGCGAACACTTGTAGTTGCTGCAAGAGATCTAAATGATTCTGAATTTGAGTTGTGGCAGAGCAGATATGAGGATGCCAGTACTTCTTTAACTGAAAGAGCAGTAAAACTACGTCAGACAGCAGCCCTTATAGAATGCGATCTAAAGCTTTTGGGTGCAACTGCCATCGAGGACAAGCTTCAAGATGGTGTACCTGAAGCTATTGAATCTCTTCGACAGGCAGGAATAAAGGTTTGGATTCTGACTGGAGATAAGCAGGAGACAGCCATATCAATTGGTCTCTCCTGCAAACTGCTGACTTCTGATATGCAGTCAATAGTTATCAATGGAAATTCAGAGAATGATTGCAGGCAACTTTTAGCTGATGCTATGGCAAAATATGGTATTAAATCAACACAGTGTGGAAGCCAAAGGCCGAAGCTTAGGAATTGTGAGAATGAATGTCATGATCATGATATACCAGAGACATCTAGTATGTCAGACTTTAGTGAAGGGAAAGAAGACGTAACTGATAAACCACTAGCTCTAATAATCGATGGAAACAGTTTGGTGTACATTTTGGAGAAGGAATTGGAGTTGGAGGCAAGAATCTTATTGTTACCTTTCAGAACCTTTACATTGCAGTGTCAGTAAATATCATTCTAATACTTCAAACCTTGTTAATGATTGTTGAAATGTTTCTTATTCTATGGCAGCTTTTTGACCTTGCGACTTCATGCGATGTTGTGCTATGCTGTCGTGTCGCTCCTCTGCAGAAAGCTGGAATTGTTGATTTGATCAAGAGTAGAACTGATGATATGACATTGGCAATTGGAGATGGTAAGATTTTTTCTCTAACTTCTTAAATATCACGACCTCTGTTTGTTGACTGAGAAATGCTTTCAATTGCAATTCTTTTAGGGGCCAATGATGTCTCAATGATTCAGATGGCCGATGTGGGTGTTGGTATATGTGGACAGGAAGGGCGTCAAGCAGTTATGGCATCTGATTTTGCCATGGGACAATTTCGCTTTTTGAAAAGATTACTACTAGTACATGGACATTGGAACTATCAGCGTGTAGGCTACATGGTTCTTTACAACTTTTACCGCAATGCCGTTTTTGTCTTGATGCTATTCTGGTATGATAAGTGTCTTTTTGCGTCAATTGATACATGCATTCCAAAACATCAACAAAGTACTGCTTGTCAGTCATACTATACGTCATCTGATGAACTTGGGAAGTAAATTATTTCATAATGGAAGGTGCAGTTTGTGCTATGATTTTATATGCTAGTTCATGCATAAATTACATCTTGACAACATGACACCAACTCTTGCAATGGTGgtctttttaaagaaaaaaaaaacaaaattctgCATTTTATGGCTTCCCTTCTCTCCAAATCCGGAACATATCATCTGCTGATGAAATTATGCATTATTGATGTGCCCTTTTATTTTGTATTCCTTAGGTACATTCTATGCACGGCATTCTCAACAACTTCAGCTTTGACTGATTGGAGTAGTGTGTTTTACTCCGTTATTTATACGTCTATTCCTACTATTTTTGTTGGTATTCTGGACAAAGACTTGAGTCACAAAACCTTACTCCAGTATCCTATGCTCTATGGTGCTGGTCATAGACAGGAGGCATACAATTTGCGTCTCTTTTGGTTCACAATGATTGATACCCTGTGGCAGAGTCTTGTTCTCTTCTATGTTCCTTTGTACATTTACAAGGAGAGTACAATTGATATATGGAGCTTGGGAAGTTTGTGGACGATAGCAGTTGTTATCCTTGTAAATGTACACTTGGCGATGGACGTTCAACGTTGGGTATATATTACACATGCTGCAGTCTGGGGATCCATAGTCATAACATATGCTTGCATGGTGGTGTTGGATTCTATACCCGTTTTTCCTAACTACTGGTTGGTTtcttgtaccaaatcttgaTGATCTCATCTTATTTATGTGAAAGTGTCTAGGAGTCCGTCTGATGTATTTACTTGCATGATTGAccttttttatttgttgttgTTTTGTAGGACGATCTTTCATCTGGCTAAGTCTCCAACCTATTGGCTGACTATATTGCTCATAATAGTTGTAGCATTGCTTCCACGTTATCTATTCAAAGTTGTGAATCAAAGATTTTGGCCCTCAGATATTCAGATAGCCAGAGAAGCCGAGGTACTGAGAAAACGAAAAGGTCGAGAACAAATAGGCTCAAAGCGAGATCGAGATTCCAATTAACACGTGTCTACTTTACCATCTTTGTGAGCAAAAATTCATTTGCAGATGGCTTCCCCCTGTGGGTACACATGCGTGATTGTAACTTTGAAAGTTGGACATGCCAAGTGATGCATTTTTTTCCTTGGACATAGATGAATTCTTTTAGTTAATTATACTTTGAGGATAGATATCCACTCTGAAGGCTTAAGAAGGTGCTTTAGGAAGGTCTTATGATACAAATGTTTTCAGTTCGTCCTCAGACACACGTGCATCACGAGAGTTGGATCCACAGAATTTGGAGTCGGGTGTGATATGAAGATGAGAGAAGATGGAATGCCCCACGAAATGGTATGTTCTCTGGTTGGGGTGATGATTATTCAAAAAGGATGCGTTAATTCGTGTCTGAAGTGGAGGAGGGATCTCGAGTTGTGTAGGgtttatgttttgttttttggttgGATTGGAGAAGGATGAAACTAATGCTGAATTATGCGATACTGTATCATATGATATTTTAGGGTGCTGAGGTAAAAAGAACGTACACAGTTTGAAAGAGAAAGGAGAGATTGAATTAAAGTATATAATAGGGggttttctttccttttttttcttttcttttcttttcttttttttggttccttatttgttttttttaaccCTTGTAAAGATTTGAGAAATTTTTACGCATCAACATAAGGAATGAGCAAGTGTGATGGAAAGTACAACACTAACATACACCTTTGGGTTTTATTCACCTCTTTTTGTGCATTGTAACCATTTTAGCTTAGACATCAAATGAGAAAGAAATTAACATGAAACAGTTAGAATCTTTCATTTTCACATCCATTGCCTTGATTTTTTCATGGAATTTTGAGCATGTGAGACTACTGATTTGTGTTTATTATTGTTCGTTAGGTCTAGTATTTTGCAAATTACAACAGTTGTGTtctttgaagaaaatgaaaggatataaggatataaaaaaaaaaagaaaaagtaagcTCACCAAAATATCTCAACTAAAAGAAGAGGTTCCATCGAAGTAAAATGATATCAAGGAAATATTTACAATAGGTCTTCAAAACAGAAGCCCAGAGGAACACATGATATTTGACACTGGATTTCTTTCCTACAATAGTTTGTTTGAAGTATTGACCAGTTTAGTCTAGACTCTACATTATATTTGTAGTGTAGAATATCAGGATTATAATAGTTGAAAAAGCTATCATAAACTTTAAGACTGAAACTGCAAATAGCCTATTGTAGCACACTTTACCTAATTGAAGTTGGCGATTATGAGTTTTTCAGGAAAACCCAGTATCGATTAGGAACATGATCTTGAAAGCATTAGCAGGGACATCTCCCCAAATGTTGAGTAGATATGAACTTCTATTACTCTTGGGTAGAAGTCTTAACCAGTTGAACTATATGGTGGTGCTGCTTTTTCTTGAAACTAACCTTGCTAACTCAAAAATTCAATTTAAAGAAAACCAACCGTGGGGAAAAAGTATAGGTGAGATCCAATAGTGGAAAGACAACAAAATTAGGAAACCACATCAAATCATATGGATTCATTTCTCTCGATGGTTTTACAATTATTTTTAGTACAAATGGAGTCGACAAAACTTAAAAACACATTCAAATTACTTGGGAGTTGCCAGTTTTTTCCAACCACCTCTTCAACTCAGCTGGCTCCTTCACATTGTTGTCTTGTCGACACtcaataaaagagaaaatgaactctcaaaaagaaaagaaagaaagaaagaaagaaagaaagaaagaaagaaagaaagaaatattaaATCCATTTCTTTGATGCTCTTAAAAGCCAGCTAGCAACAGATAAATGTAAGATACTACCCTACCATCAAACCTAATCATAATCCAAATTTCCATACCCTTTTTCCCAATCAAACTTCAACTTCATAGTCTACTTCCTTGGAACTCTTAGCCTTAGCAGCATCATACCATTTCTTtcaaaggtttttttttaaactgaACAAGCAGAAACTATTCTCTTCAAGTATGCTAACTGTGGTTTTCAGATCGTGAAGATATGGAGATCTGGTAAAGTTTCTCCTACAAGTAGAAAGAAAACTGAATCAGGGCAGAAATTCAGGGAACGCTCTCCATTAAAATGATTGGTCGGGCATATCTAGATAGACTGTCACAATGGCCTTTATCTGTCGACCTTCCATCCATCCGAGTGTCCATATGTGCATAAAAAGCAACTCACCTGACTGGTTTTCATTCTGTCCTGAAATCTTTTCCCTTTTTGATGCGAGCATCCAGAGCGATCCTATAGAAATATAGTGTGACCATAGTTGCACTGCACAAAAAGAACTCTCAGCCAACAAACCTTTAAGCAATGTAGAAGGAATTGAAATAATGAACATGAGAAGAATGAAGTAAGAAAAGACATAAACCTGATCAAAGTAGTCGGAAGACTAAAAAATGATGGTCTCTGCATcaagaaagagagaatgagaaattaaaaaaaaaaaaaaaacaaagtataagaaaagaaagaaaagagtcatTCTTCATGTAAAGATAACCTTTAGTTAGTGTCGAGAGTTCTCACCTGAAACAGCAAGCGCAACTCTCTGAGAAATAGAATACTTGCAATCACTGttacaaaaaaattcttgaaagtttaaaaaattCCTTCTAAGAAAATAAAACTGATCAAATGACTCAAAACTGATGAACTCAAAAGAAATGGACTCAGGAAATGTGGGCAGCAATTAAGGCTAGAAAAGACTTATCGGATGACtaagtgaagaagaagaaaaaacaattcACACTTTATAGTCCTTAAATCTACAATCCTCCTCCTTATCTGAATAAGCTTGTACAGACTAGCGAAGATATAGTAGCTTAAGGTGATAGATAATGAAGAATGTAAAACTTAGAAAACGTGATCATGACAGGACAACAGAAAAATACTTGCCAAGTAAgcattttaaaacaaatttaaatgcTGTAGAGTATAGAATTGAGGGCCAAAATGTTTACTCAAACAAATAGCTCCCATGAATGTTACATATGTTAGGTTATTGAATTAAGGGAAGACTAACCTGCTTGCCCCTTCAGAGCAAGTGGAAGTGATTGTCCTCTTTTGTACGACTGCAAGCTCAAAATACTCAACACCAACAAAGCACCACCAAGTATCACTCCAAATCTAATTGCAGCAAGACTTCCCGTTAGCATGAAGGAAACAAAACCACCAACAGAAAGGACCAGTCCTGTAGACCATCAGCAATAAAAAGtaaggaaaaaaacaaatacTAAATAAATAACTCAGCGGGAAATTTTGTAAGCCCACAGAACTAAATATATTGATGCAAAAACAACATCCACTAAACGAGTCGTAGATAGATTCTATAAAGGACAATGTTGCaatatatacaaatattaaATTCCTTCCAATTATTCTATCTGAAGGTTTCTTTGCCTCCcaattcaaatttgatttgGATGGATTACTCAATTAGAAGCAGAAATAAATGGTTGTACTAAAACCAAGCTGACCCTACTCCATTCAAACCTCCCATAAAGTTTGTAATACATACCGTATGGTATCCCATAATAGAATTCATGAACTTTTGAAATATCACTTAAGTCGTCAGTTGGAGAAGTAAATGTTTCCACAATCTCCTTGATTTCTTCAGGATAATTCTCTGTGGCAGAGGTAATATATTCTTTACTTTCTTCACTGAATTCTTGCACTATTAAAGCCAAATCATCCTTTGCCTTATCTGCTTGAATTTTCAAAAGCTTTGAAGTTTCATTCAGAGCAACTAATGCTTTCTCAGAGTATTCATCATACGCATCCTTTGAAATTGCTTTCATCTTCACAGCTTGTTCCTTGAAGGAATCTAAAGCATTTTTCCACAACTCTTGTGCCTTTTCAGCATCAAAGTCTAaatcttttccttctttcttcccTTGAGTTTCTGAATGCTAGTTAGACAAATAGGAAAACAAAGGAGCCTATCAATCTACATTCAATTCATATAATCAACTACACTATCTTGACAATTCACTAACCATGTTTAGcatataaacataattttataaGTAAAATAAGCACCGGGCCATTCTCAGATAATGTGATACTAAACCTGAATATCAAAAACCAGTCAGACAATTATtgactattattatttttggtaAAAAAAACCCGAGCATTCATCAAAAGAAATGAATGAATATACAATATGAAAATCTTCATTTATCAAGCTTGAAACTTGAATGCATGCACATCATTACCATCATAAGAGTTGGAGGATAACATCTCCTTTCAAATAAATGAAATACCATATCTTTCATGCAAATGTTGGGCTTATAAAAATAACCTTGGGTACTAAAAAAGCCATCGTTAT contains:
- the LOC103501467 gene encoding phospholipid-transporting ATPase 1-like, whose protein sequence is MTSGQPLLASSESPSVIEYRSKSRNRGSVGCLCRSASFTSSSYDDGHSDIVDVKENCASPFGDNAWSGENCLRRSTSLSRKRQFSTVGSLLSQQFSSGYPTQDRRRLVSWGAMEMHNINDNNPESFELSRVQEKLHKAQRSRHKSMQFEDNLQHDDNPRLIYINDPRRTNDKYEFTGNEITTSKYTLITFLPKNLFIQFHRVAYLYFLAIAALNQLPPLAVFGRTVSLFPLLFVLCVTAIKDGYEDWRRHRSDRNENNRQALVFQSDDFRLKVWKKIRAGEVVKICADEVIPCDMVLLGTSDPSGLAYIQTMNLDGESNLKTRYARQETASAVAEGCSYSGLIRCEQPNRNIYEFTANMEFNSHKFPLSQSNIVLRGCQLKNTEWIIGVVVYAGQETKAMLNSAMSPAKRSKLEGYMNRETLWLSIFLFIMCLVVALGMGLWLVRHKERLDTLPYYRKRYFTNGADNGKRYRFYGIPMETFFSFLSSIIVFQIMIPISLYITMEMVRLGQSYFMIEDKHMYCRASSSRFQCRSLNINEDLGQVRYVFSDKTGTLTENKMEFKRASVHGKNYGNNLSEEYPSMLYSIPATLGRRRWKLKSEVAVDTELIKLLHKDLNGDEKIAAHEFFLTLAACNTVIPIHMDDRSNYANGELLEEGFETIDYQGESPDEQALVAAASAYGYTLFERTSGHIVIDVNGEDLRLDVLGLHEFDSVRKRMSVVIRFPDNTIKVLVKGADTSMLNIIGIDSDRDEFIQQTTQNHLCEYSMEGLRTLVVAARDLNDSEFELWQSRYEDASTSLTERAVKLRQTAALIECDLKLLGATAIEDKLQDGVPEAIESLRQAGIKVWILTGDKQETAISIGLSCKLLTSDMQSIVINGNSENDCRQLLADAMAKYGIKSTQCGSQRPKLRNCENECHDHDIPETSSMSDFSEGKEDVTDKPLALIIDGNSLVYILEKELELELFDLATSCDVVLCCRVAPLQKAGIVDLIKSRTDDMTLAIGDGANDVSMIQMADVGVGICGQEGRQAVMASDFAMGQFRFLKRLLLVHGHWNYQRVGYMVLYNFYRNAVFVLMLFWYILCTAFSTTSALTDWSSVFYSVIYTSIPTIFVGILDKDLSHKTLLQYPMLYGAGHRQEAYNLRLFWFTMIDTLWQSLVLFYVPLYIYKESTIDIWSLGSLWTIAVVILVNVHLAMDVQRWVYITHAAVWGSIVITYACMVVLDSIPVFPNYWTIFHLAKSPTYWLTILLIIVVALLPRYLFKVVNQRFWPSDIQIAREAEVLRKRKGREQIGSKRDRDSN
- the LOC103501466 gene encoding protein FATTY ACID EXPORT 3, chloroplastic isoform X1, whose translation is MESLLVLNSTPCASPLKPHKPIAAAVPLRSRPSSSLRLDPLMGFGACKVSFVANTFQRNGFLSSYRKCTLSRRVLAFAASHEESHSETQGKKEGKDLDFDAEKAQELWKNALDSFKEQAVKMKAISKDAYDEYSEKALVALNETSKLLKIQADKAKDDLALIVQEFSEESKEYITSATENYPEEIKEIVETFTSPTDDLSDISKVHEFYYGIPYGLVLSVGGFVSFMLTGSLAAIRFGVILGGALLVLSILSLQSYKRGQSLPLALKGQAVIASILFLRELRLLFQRPSFFSLPTTLISATMVTLYFYRIALDARIKKGKDFRTE
- the LOC103501466 gene encoding protein FATTY ACID EXPORT 3, chloroplastic isoform X2 — protein: MESLLVLNSTPCASPLKPHKPIAAAVPLRSRPSSSLRLDPLMGFGACKVSFVANTFQRNGFLSSYRKCTLSRRVLAFAASHEESHSETQGKKEGKDLDFDAEKAQELWKNALDSFKEQAVKMKAISKDAYDEYSEKALVALNETSKLLKIQADKAKDDLALIVQEFSEESKEYITSATENYPEEIKEIVETFTSPTDDLSDISKVHEFYYGIPYGLVLSVGGFVSFMLTGSLAAIRFGVILGGALLVLSILSLQSYKRGQSLPLALKGQAGENSRH